Genomic segment of Candidatus Chlorohelix allophototropha:
CCACGGGCTGAAGCTGCCTATCCCGATGCGTGTAGCCGGAAGTGTCATGCTGAAAACTGCCACTCCGACCAGTCCTAGTAATAAACCTTTAGTTGCATTATTAGCATTTTTCATTAATTAAGATGTCTCCGGAATTTAAAAACACAAAATTATATTAAGGGAAGCCGGTTAACAGCCTCCCAGATTATTTAAATAAGGACATGTATAAGCGTGTTATGCTCAAGTACAAGTTTTATATGAATAAAATCAAGGTCAGCTAACAACCGCCGGAGTGGGTTGGCTGATATGCTCTTTTAAAAGTTCGCCGAGTAATCTTATACCTTCCCGAATTTTTTGCGGCGTAGAATTCGAGAAATTCAGGCGCATGGTGTTTTCGCCGCCGCCGTTCGGGAAGAAACTGCGCCCCGGCACAAAAGCAACCTTGCGCTCGATGGCGGTTTTGAGCAATTCGCTAGAGTCCATGCCATTCGGCAGCGTCACCCATAGGAACATGCCGCCCTTTGGTTTAGTCCAACGCACTTCCAGAGGGAAAAATTCTTGAAGCGATTGTAGCATCACATTGCGCCGTTCGGTGTAGGTCTGGCGGATAAGGTGAATATGCTCATCGAGGAAGCCGCTCTGCAAAAGCTCGTATGCTAAGAACTGGTTGAGCGAGGAAGTGTGTAAATCTGCGCCTTGCTTTGCCTGTGCCAGCTTGAAAATGACTTCGGGCGCAGCTACCACCCAACCCAACCGCAAACCGGGTGCGAGGATTTTGGAGAAGGTGCAAAGGCGAATCACGTTGCCCGTATAAGAATCGCTAGGAGGATAATAGGCTGCGCTCAATGATAGCAAGGTGGGCAACGGCTCACCCTCGTAGCGCAACTCTCCGTAGGGGTCATCCTCCACTATCGGTAGGTTATATTTTGCGGAAAGGCGAGCAAGCTCAAGGCGGCGTTCTCCGCTCATAGTAAAGCCGCCCGGATTCTGGTAGTTGGGCAGGGCATAGATGAACTTGGGGTGTTTTTGCAAAAGTTGCTCAAGCTCATCGGTTATCATGCCATCATCATCGGTGGATACGGTCAGGTAAGCCGCTTGATAGGAGTTCCACGCTTGCAATGCGCCCAGATAGGTGGGCGATTCGGTCAGGATATAATCGTCATGATTTATGAATATTTTGCCGAGTAGGTCTAACGCCTGTTGCGACCCGGTGGTAATCATGATGTTCTCGGTGCTGACTTTCATGCCCTCATGATTCAGACGGGCGGCGATGAGTTCGCGCAAGGGGGTGTAGCCTTCGGTCAAGCCATATTGCAAAGCCTGTGCGCCGTGTTCGCGCATAATGGTGACGGTAGCGCGTTCTATCGCTTCTACCGGGAAAACTTCGGGAGCGGGTAAGCCGCCCGCGAAGGAAATAAAATCCGGGTGTTCGGTGAGTTTCAGCAATTCGCGGATGGCGGAGCTTTTCATACGCAACGCCCGCTCTGAGAACAAATCATTCCATATAACTGACATTTTATGACTCCTTTGTCGAGCTATACTACCTGAGCCACAGCACGTCCCGCCCGACTTGCCAATGCAAGTCGTCGTCGCCCATGTTCCTCCAGCAGTTCGCCCAGAAGTGATATTCCTTGTATAAGTCGTTGCGGTGGATTTGAGCCAAAGCTCAACCGCATATAAGCTTCGTGTCGCAATTGAGGAAAGAAGGCGCGCCCCGGCATGATGCCTACGCCGCGTTCTGCCGCTTCCAGATAGAAATCACGCTCATTGATGCCTTGCGGCAGGTTGACCCAGAAACACAACCCCCCTTCAGGCTTGCGCCAGCCACAGCCGCTCAAGTGTATTTCCGCTGCACCACATACAGCTTCGAGCCGCTCCTGATAGAAATGGCGCAACTTTTG
This window contains:
- a CDS encoding PLP-dependent aminotransferase family protein — translated: MSVIWNDLFSERALRMKSSAIRELLKLTEHPDFISFAGGLPAPEVFPVEAIERATVTIMREHGAQALQYGLTEGYTPLRELIAARLNHEGMKVSTENIMITTGSQQALDLLGKIFINHDDYILTESPTYLGALQAWNSYQAAYLTVSTDDDGMITDELEQLLQKHPKFIYALPNYQNPGGFTMSGERRLELARLSAKYNLPIVEDDPYGELRYEGEPLPTLLSLSAAYYPPSDSYTGNVIRLCTFSKILAPGLRLGWVVAAPEVIFKLAQAKQGADLHTSSLNQFLAYELLQSGFLDEHIHLIRQTYTERRNVMLQSLQEFFPLEVRWTKPKGGMFLWVTLPNGMDSSELLKTAIERKVAFVPGRSFFPNGGGENTMRLNFSNSTPQKIREGIRLLGELLKEHISQPTPAVVS